Within Chloroflexota bacterium, the genomic segment GCGAACAAGGTGGACCCCAAGACGATGAGCCTGCAATACTTGGAAATGCTCAAGTCTCTTGGGGCAAGCCCCTCGACCAAGTTCGTGCTGCCGATGGAGTTCACCGGGCTCATCCAAAACTTCCGGAACATCTTTGCCGCCCAGAGTAACGACCAGGAGCAGAAATAGCCGTGGCGGTGCGCTTCGGCCTTGGCCTGCCGTGTATCCACCCCATGGGGACGCCGCTCTGGACGGACGAGCAGGTCGTCGCGGGGGTGGAGGCTGTGGCGAAGAAGGCCGACGCCCTCGGGTACGACCTTGTCTCCTGCTGCGACCACGCCGTTATCCCAGCCGAGCGCAACCCAGACATGGGGCACCGCTGGTTCGATGCGCTGGCAACGCTGAGCTACGTGGCAGGTATGACGAGCCGGGTGCGCGTCCTCACCAGCGTTCTGATCCTGCCCTACCGCTCGCCCTTTGACGTGGCCAAGGCATACGGCACGCTGGACGCCCTCTCCAACGGGCGGCTCACCCTGGGGGTGGGCATCGGCCACCTGGTGCGGGAGTTCGAGACGCTGAAGGCGAACTACACCGAACGGGCCGCCGTGACGGATGAGTACATCCAGATCATCAAGGCGTTGTGGAGCAAGGATGCCGCGGGATACTCCGGGAAATACTGGACGTTCGAGCCGATGATGATTTCTCCGAGGCCCGTCCAACAGCCGCACCCGCCCGTGTGGGTGGGCGGCAACAGCACAGCCGCAGCCGCACGGGCGGCGCGATACGGCGAAGGGTGGCACCCCTTCTCCATCACGCCGGGGGAGTACCGCGATTGCACGGCGGTAATCCGGAAGGTTTCCGCAGAGACGAAGCGGCAGCAGCCCCTGACGTGTAACGCGCCAGTGGGAAGCATCGCGCCTGCCGCGGTCCACAAGAGCGCCATCCCCGGGACGCTGACCAGCGCCGAGGAGACGTGCGCCAAGATACAGGAGTATCTGGACGCGGGGGCCACGAACATCTACGCTAACTTCCGCTACCGGGAGCTGAGCCACCTGCTGGAGTCCATGGACTGGTTCGCGAAGGAAGTGATGCCGAAGTACGAATAGCGACTAGGTGACAAGCCCGTGTCAGCAAGGAGAGCAATCATGCCCACTGGAACTCAACTAGGCAGAATCATGTTATTGGGGTTGGTTACCCTTGTACTCTTGGGCAGCGTGGCGGCCTGCAAGAGTTCGGACAAAGTCGTAGTTGATGATTTCAAGAGCATAGCTGATGGGCAATTTTGGTCTT encodes:
- a CDS encoding TIGR03619 family F420-dependent LLM class oxidoreductase yields the protein MAVRFGLGLPCIHPMGTPLWTDEQVVAGVEAVAKKADALGYDLVSCCDHAVIPAERNPDMGHRWFDALATLSYVAGMTSRVRVLTSVLILPYRSPFDVAKAYGTLDALSNGRLTLGVGIGHLVREFETLKANYTERAAVTDEYIQIIKALWSKDAAGYSGKYWTFEPMMISPRPVQQPHPPVWVGGNSTAAAARAARYGEGWHPFSITPGEYRDCTAVIRKVSAETKRQQPLTCNAPVGSIAPAAVHKSAIPGTLTSAEETCAKIQEYLDAGATNIYANFRYRELSHLLESMDWFAKEVMPKYE